TGCAGACGCTCGTGGAGGCGCTCGGCACCGCGGTGTCGGATGGGCACAAGGCGCTGGTGTTCTCGCAGTGGACCTCGCTGCTCGACCTCATCGAGCCGCACCTCAAGTCCTCCGGCATCGCCTTTGATCGCCTGGACGGAACGACGACGAATCGTGGGGACATCACCGCCCGCTTCCAGACGCCCGAGGGCGCGCCGGTGCTGCTCATGTCGCTCAAGGCCGGCGGTACGGGCCTGAACCTCACCGCGGCGGACCACGTGTTCCTGATGGACCCGTGGTGGAACCCGGCGGCCGAGGCGCAGGCGGCGGACCGTGCCCACCGCATCGGCCAGGAGCGTCCGGTGATGGTGTACCGGCTGGTGTCGCAGGGCACGGTGGAGGAGCGCATCCTGGGGCTCCAGGAGAAGAAGCGCGCCCTCTTCGAGGCGGCCCTGAGCGAGGCCGCGGGCGCTACGGCCATCACCCGCGAGGACCTGCTCGAGCTGTTCTCCTGAGCGGAGCGAGCCCGGTTGCCCGCTGCCTGAGCGGCCTCCATGGAGCCGGAGGCCCTCATCCGGGAATCAGGGACGCCAGACCTGGTGTAGAGAGGGGCCATGGCCGACAAGCGCCGCTTCGACCTCTTCGCCCAGTTCCTCACCGAGCGCTTCCCCGCTCCGCGCATCTATGACATCGCGGGCGGGCAGGGCCGGTTGAACGAGGCCCTGTCCAGGCTGGGCCGCACGGTCACCACCTTCGACCTGCGCCACAAGCACCTGCCCGTCCGTTACGAGCAGCGCATGTTCACCCTGGAGGAGCCCTGCGAGTGCGATCTGCTCGTGGGCATGCACCCGGACGGGGCCACGCGGATCATCATCGAGTACGCGGCGAAGCACCGGCTGCCCTTCGCCGTGGTGCCGTGCTGCTCGGACAACAGCATGCCGTACAACCCGTGGCGGCGGTACCTGGCGGACCTGGCGCGCGAGCTCGGCTTCCCCCACGTGGAGGAGCAGGAGCTCCCCATGGAGGGCCGCTCCCGCGTCGTCCTCGGGGACTTCTCACCCCGGTAGGTGCTCGGGCATGTCGTAGGTGGCGTCGGCCCCGGCCAGCCCCATCGAGACGGCCTTGCGCCAGTAGGTCATCCCGGCGTTGAGCGCCAGCATGTCCACGCCCGGCACCCGCCGCAGCAGCGAGCTGGTGTTCGACACCACCACCCGCAGCAGCGGCACCACCAGTCCCCAGGCGTTGCGCGGGTAGCCGAGCGCGTCCGCGTACGTGTCTCCGATGAGGTGGCGCGAGATGGCGTAGCCGATCTCGACGGCCCGCTCCGCTCTGGAGAGCTCCTCCGGTGTGCGCGCCTGCAGACGGGGGCTCTGGAGGAGTGCGTCGGCCAGGGCCCTCGCGTCCTCGTCCGGGAGCTCCTGGGTGAGGGTGATCAGCTGCCAGATCGTCCGGGCCTCGGCCTCGGTGGCGGGGAGCAGCTCCTCGCGCACGCCGAGCACGTAGCCGGTGTAGCGCCACAGGTGCAGCAGCTCCTCCACTTCCTCTGGTGACAGCTGCACCCCGAGGCGCCGCAGCCCATCCACCACCTCGAGGCTGAAGAGCATCACCGTGCCCGCCATGTCGAGCTGGTTGATGGGCGTGCCCCAGGCCCGCGCGTTCCACCGGGGCGAGCCCTCCAGCAGACGCCGCACCTGGGCATGCATCAGCCGCACCCGCACCGCCGCCGCGAAGCCGGGCGCACCCGGACGCATTCCCCCCCGCAGGCATACCGCCTCCACGAAGTGGCTCGTCTCGGAGAGCCGGCGCGGAGCGGCCGTCTTGAGCCGGCCCGAGAAGGCGAGCGGCTTGTTGCCCGCGGGCGAGCAGTAGCCCATCACGAGCGAGCGGAACGCGAGCACGAAGCCGCCGAAGATGCCCGTGCGCAGGAAGGCCGCGCCGCCCCGGTCGCAGCGCTCGTCATCCACCCAGAAGGGGACATGGTGGATGTGCTCGGAGAGGCGGAGCAGCGGCTCCGGTGTGGAAGAGGGCAGGACCCCCGCCGTCAGCTGGCGGAGCACCTCCTCGCGGCGAGGAGGCGGGAGCGTGGAGAGGACCGCGGCGGCCTCGTCGGCCAGGGGATCTCCCTCGCCGAGCATGGCGCCGAGGCGCTCCACGCGGTTTCCGAATTGGCGGCGGGCCTGCTCCAGGTGGACGTAGCGTTCGGGAAACATCCGCTTCACCTTAGTCCCAACCCCGGAGCGCGACGCGCATTCCCCGGAGCCAACGGTCCAGCTCCTGACGGCGCAGCGTGGCGAACACCCGGCCGCCCACGATGGAGAGGCCGGCGAGCGTCATCACCATGAAGCCGATGCGATGGTCCCTCAACCCGGCGTGCACGAGCGTGGCCGCCACGTCCAGGGTGAGGAACAGTGTCCCCAGGGCCAGGTAGGCGCGGATGTGCAGCACCATGCCGGCCGCCACGCCCAGCAGGCACGCCGCGCCGAACACGAAGGCATAGGTGCCGTCCGCCGCCTGGCCGATCTGCAGCGCCAGCTTCGCCGCCGCGGGCACGTACAGCAGCATGCCGCCCAGGATGCGCACCGCGTTCCTCGCCGCTCGCGGCAGGCTGCCCGTGAAGAGCTGGCCCAGCATCAACAGCAGCAGGCCGAGCGGCGCCAGGTAGATTTCAATGCCCTCCATGTCCAGGGAGAGCGCGGCGATGAGCAGCGCCGCGTTGCAGGCGGTGGCCGCGAGCGAGCCGAACAGCCGGCTGCGCTCCACCGCGCCCAGGGCCGCGTACAGCAGGCCCGAGCCACCGGCCAGCAGCGCGGCCTCCTGGGTGGCCTCGCTGGGGAGCACCAGCGCCATGCCCACGGGCAGCAAGGCCGCGAACCGGCGGGTCGCCTGCTCCACCGGTGCCACCCCCGCCCGCCGTGCCAGCACCGTCACGCCCACCAGCACGAAGCCGAGCGCCAGGGCGAAGAGGGCATCGTGCTCGGGGCGCAGGTCCCGGGCGTAGAGCGCCCTCACGAGCGCGTACACACCCACCACCGCCACCTGCACGAAGTACACGTGCCGGCCCGTCCGCTCGCGCCACGCGGCGTGCAGCGACACCCCCACCGCCAGCGCGATGGCCGAGCCCGCCAGCGGGAGTGTCCGCTCGTCCGGCGTGCTCCCCTGGGCCCCCACCAGCGCGAGCAGCCCACCCATGGCGATGAGCCACAGATCTCGTCCCCAGGCGAGCCCCCGGGCCAGGTCCTCGCGGCCCTCCCGGAGCTGCCGGTTGGCCGCGTGCGCGAGTGCCGCCACCCCCGCCACGCAGAGCGCCAGGGCCGGAAGGTGCGGCGTGAGGAGGAGCGCCGTGTCCGTGACGAGCGCCACCGAGAGGCCCGTCAGCGCGGCGAGCCCCGCCAGCGTCGTGGCCCAGCCCGCTCCGAGTCGCGCCAGCGCGCCCTTCCACTGGGCCGCGCCGAGGTACAGCGTGGTGGCCAGGAGCGCCGTGGTGAGGGGGAGGGACACGGACCGCATCCAGTCTCCCCCCAGGCCGTACGCATCCGAGAGCAGGAGCTGGGGGACGGCGAACTGTGGATCCGTCTTGCCCTCACTGGCCAGCGCGTACACCGTCGCGTTGAGCGCATAGAAGAGGGCACCCAGCTGGGCCCGCGCGCGCGCCTGGCTCTCGTCGCGCCCCAGCCTGCGGGCCAACCACGGGCTCAGCGCCACCACGCCCAGCCCCACCAGGGCGAGCACGGGGCCCGGCCAGGCGCCCACGGTGGACTCGAGATGCGCCACGGCGTGGATGACCAGGAGCAGGCCCAGTCCTGGCACCAGCCGGCCCTGGGGCCGTGCCCGGCTCGCGAGCAGCAGCACGCCCGCGCCGAGGATGAGCGCGGCCGCCTCCAGTCCGGGCTGGAAGAACGCCGCCGCGAAGACGAGCCCCGCGGCGGTGCCCGACCAGCCATGCAGCGCCTGCACGAGCCTCGGGCCGAAGGTGTCGGCGCCGGACTCTCCGAACAGGAAGTGCTGCACGGGGCGGGACACTGCTCCCACCAGGCCGAGTGCCAGCCCCGCGCCGGCATACGCGAGCCCCGCGGCGGCGAGGCCCATGAAGGCCCGGTACCACAGCAGCTCCACCGTCTCGCCGGAGGCCAGCCACGCCTCGGAGGCGAGCCAGTGCGTGCTCCGGGCGGCCTCCAGGTACTCGGCGCGGACCCACTGTGCACCCGGAGGAAGCGTGGCCACCAGCTCATGTCCGAGCACGGCGCGATGGACAGCCCACAGCGCGGCTCCCGGCAGCGCCAGGAACAACCCCAGGCTGGCGAGCGCCGGCGCCCGGAAGGAGAAGGCGAGCAGCATCGCCAGGAGCGCGGCGCCCAGCGGCATGAGCGGAGGCGCCACCGTCAGCGCGCGGGAGAGCATGGGCCCTCCGGCGCTCCACGCGCCCACCGAGAGCACCACGGCCAGCGCGGCCACACCGGCATGCGGAACGAGGTGGTAGACGCGGCCGTGGCGCTCGTTCTCCAGGCGGCGCCCGAGCCATGGCCCGACACGCCGCGTGGCGAGTGCCAGCAGCCAGAGTCCCGTGCCAATGAGCGGGAGGCGGAAGGCGCTCACGTCGGGTGACAGCGGACGTCCCGCGCGGTTGATGATCGCCGTGAAGGCGATGAAGAGGCCCGCCATGGCGAGCACCCCCACCGAGCCGCGCATGCGCCACGTGACGAAGCCTCGCGTGAGGAAGGCGAGCACCGCGCTGCCCGTGAGCAGGGCCCCCGCGAGCACCATCGTGGGGCGCTCGGATTCCACCGGGAATGGCACCCAGTTCGAGAGGAGGACCAGGGTGAGCACGACGCCCACGGCGGACACGGCGGCGAAGCCATCGGTGTAGAGGGGGCGGCCCGACTCGGGGAAGGGCAGCCGGATCCACCCGAGCAGCCGTCTGCCTCGCGGGGCGGGCTCAGTCCGCTCGGGCTCACGGCCACGCAGCGAGGCGATGGCGGAGAAGCCGAGCGTCAGCCCCGCGAGCAGCAGGGCCCGGCCGGCGAAGTCCGTGGGGATCAGCCCCTGGACGAACAGCACGGCCGAAAGCGCGAGACCCCACGCGGCCAGCGCGCTGACGAGCCGGCTCCGCTCCCGTCTCACGCGCAGCAGGAGGAGCACCGAGGCGAGGACGAGCGGCATGCAGCCGAGGACGAGCGTCGGGAGGCTCGCGGTCACTCCGCCGGCACCGGCCTGCACCCCGGGAAGGGCGAGCAGCACCCCCACGGAGGCCAGGGCGAGCGAGAGGTCATCCAGGGGCAGGAGCTCGTTGCTCTTCTCGTGGCGGCGCATCCACACGTCCTGGACGAGCCCCGCCACGCCATAGAGCGCCGCCGCTCCGGTGAGGACGGACAGTTGCGCCCAGTCCCTCGCCTCCACGCCGGTGGCATCGATGGCACTGAAGGCCCCGACGACGGCGGCGATGCCTCCCAGGTAGTGCAGGGGCCGCGCGCGGTACCCTCCCGTGAGGTGCGCGGCCACGGCCACCAACACGCCCGCCGCCACCGCCGGCCACCCCGTGTCCGAGCCCCAACCCGTGACGCCGTACGAGGTCAGCGGCAGCGACGCCAGGGAGAGCACCACGCCCCAGCCGAGCAGCCAGAAGCCGAGGCTGTGCTGGGCGGTCCGCCGGCCCATGGGCAGCAGCCCCGCGCCCACGACGGCGAGGCCCACCATCCACCAGCGTGGCTCGAGCGGCATCATCAGGCGGGCCAGGAGGACACTCGCCAGGGCCAGCGCCAGCACGGCTGGATGGACGAGCGCGCGGCGCCGGGGCTCGAGCAGGAAGAAGGTCAGCGCCGCCCCCACCGGGGTGAGGGCCGAGGCGAGGTCCACCCAGGGCTCCACGCCGGGCTGCACGGAGAAGGCCCCGAGCGCCGCGGCGAGGGCTCCACTGGCCAGCACCGCGTGCGCGAGGGTCTCCACCACGGGCGCCGCCTGGGGATGGGCCTCGCGTGCGGAGGGCTGACTCGCCACGCCCGCGGCCACCGCGGCGAGCGCCATCGCCCAGAGCGTCATGCCGGCGAAGAGTGGGCTCCCCGGGAAGAGGGCGTCGAAGCCGGAGGGGGCGCTCGCGATGGAGAAGAGGGCGAGGGAGGCCGCGCCATAGAGGCTCGTGGTCAGGATGGAGAGTCCGGCCCGGGCCGGCTCCTGGCGGGCCCGCCACGCCGAGGCCCCGAAGGCCGCCACACCGGCGAAGGCGCAGAGGGTGCGCGTCCACGGAGCTTCATCCAGCCCCATCAAGGGCAGTCCGGCCAGCAGCGAGGGCAGCAGCGCCACCCCGAGCGACAGCGGGGAGGCGCCGTACAGCAGGCGTCCCGTGGGCTTCAGGGTGAGCAGGGCGAGCGCGGCGACGCCGGCCGAGGCGGGCCAGCCCACCGCCGGGGCCAGTCCCACCAGGGAGGACAGCGCGACGAAGACGACGGGCAGCAGGGCGATGCCGATGCTCGCGAGCACCCGTCCGGCCGAGGTCGAGCGCCGGGCGAGGAGCACCCCGAGTCCGACGAAGGCCGAGTGGTAGGCGAAGAGCGCGCCCGTGACGAGCAGCTGCCGGGGCACGCCACCGAGCGCTCGCCAGGCCTCTCGCACGCCCATGAGCGAGCCGCCGAGCACCAGCACCGCGCCGAGGAACCACCACACATACTCATGCAGCTTGGGCGCCGCGCCGTTCGTGGCGTCATCGAGCGCCACCATCGCATCCAGCCCGCCGCCGAGCGCGCCCGCGTCCCCCCGCTGGAAGAGCGCCTGTCCCGACTCCGACGCCAGGCCGATGCCCTCCTCCTCGTGGTGCGGACGGGGAGCGGACTCGCGCTCACGCTCCTCGCGGGCCGCGTTCTCCAGCGCCTGGAAGAACGCCTGGCCCCAGGTGGGGCGCCAGTCCTCGAGCTCCTCGAGCTTCCCGGCGAGCGCGTCCGCCTTCTGCTCCAGCGTGCTCGCGTCCTCGAGCAGCGGCACCGCGACGGCGGCGCTCACGGTGGTGGCATAGAGGGACTCGGTGAGCCGGGTCGCGGTGGACGGTTCGAGCAGCCGCGTGGCCTGCCAGTCGGCGATCCGCCGCTTCAGCTTCTCCCGGACGAGCCTGTCCACGTGCTCGCGTGTCGCGGCCTCGAGTTGGGCGCCGCAGTCCGGACAGGTGTCCTGGCTCTCCGCGTCGCGGAGCTCGGCACAGACCAGGCAGATCATCGGGGTCCCCATCTTCCCTATCGCATGCGTCCGACGTGTCAGGGCGGGTAGGCCCGGGGTGACGCATGACAGGGGGTAAGACTAGGCTGTTTGGCCTCTTCCTCGAAAGGGCCTGGCCATGAAGGCGTCCTACACGTTGAGCCGTCCGGTACTTCCCGTGGGTTCCTCCTCGAAGATCGACCTGCTGGTGTCGTTCAAGGCGGAGGCCCCGGCGGCGGCCGCGAAGCGCTCGCTCAACCTGGGCCTCGTCATCGACCGCTCGGGCTCCATGGCCGGAGAGCCGCTCAAGCACGCCCTCCAGGCCTCGCGGCAGCTGGTGGAGCGGATGGGACCCGAGGACTGGCTCTCCATCGTCACCTATGACGACGCGGTGGCCACCGTGCTCGCGCCCGTGCGTGTCACGGACAAGGCGGCCATCGGCGCGGTGCTCTCCAAGGTCCGCGCGGGCGGCTGTACCAACCTCAGCGGTGGCTGGCTCAAGGGCGTGGAGCACGTGAACGCCAACAAGGCCGGCGAGCGCATCAACCGCGTGCTGCTGCTGACGGACGGGCAGGCCAACGCGGGCATCACCAGCCCGGAGACGCTCATCTCCACGGCCCGGGAGAAGTCCGCCGCGGGCGTCATCACCACCACGCTGGGCTTCGGCTCCAACTTCAACGAGGACCTGCTCATCGGCATGGCCAACGCCGGCGAGGGGCACTTCTATTACATCCAGTCGCCCACGGACGCCGAGGGCGTCTTCGGCATCGAGATGGAGGGGCTCGGCTCGCTCCTCGCGCAGAACCTGGAGGTGACGCTCAAGCCGGCGCCCACGGTGAAGGTGGCGAGCGTGCTCAACCGCTACCGCTTCGAGTCCCGGGGCCAGGAGGTGGCGGTGGGGCTGGGCGACGTGTACTCCACCGAGGAGCGGCAGCTGGCGGCGGAGCTGTCGGTGGACGCGGGCACGGCGGCCGGTCCGGTGACGCTGGCCACGCTGGTGTACCGGGCGCAGGTGGTGGTGGACGGGGCCATCCGGGAGCTCTCCGGCGAGGTGCCCATCGTCGTCAATCTGGCCTCGGCGTCGGAGTCCGCGGCGGTGTCGGCGGACAAGAACGTGCTGGCCCAGACGAACCGTCTGCGCATCGCGCGCGTGAAGGACCAGGCCGTGGAGCTCGCCGACAAGGGGGACCTCACCACGGCCTCGCAGCGGCTGCGCCAGGTCATCGGCGAGCTGTCCGCGACGCTCGACAAGGCCTCCTATGACATCGCCGAGGAGGTGGAGCAGCTCGCGCACTACGCCCAGCGCCTGGAGTCGAGGAAGTACGACTCCGTCATCCGCAAGGAGCTGAGGGATCAGTCCTACCAGGCGGGCACGCGCAACCGTGGGGACCTGGCGCTGCGAGGCACCGCGGGCGGCTCGGCGGACAGCCTGGAGGCGGTGGCCAGCGCCGGCAGTGGCATCGTCCTCAAGTGCGAGCGCGAGGGCGGCAAGCTGCGCATCCACGCCGTGTCCGAGGGGTATGACGCGAGCTTCAACGTGCAGTTCCCCCGGAGCGTGCGCGAGGAGGGCGTCACGTACGTGGTGGACAAGCTGGAGCTGTCGGGGGACGGCACCTTCTACCGCGTCAATGGCCTCATCAAGCGGCTGGTGCTGCCGGGGCAGGAGCGCGCGGCGCGTCCGGCGGGAGCGTCCGTAGTGAAGAAGGGCAAGCCCACCGCCTCGAAGGTGACGGCGGGCTCGGCGGCGGATCTGCCCACCACGAATTCGGTGGGCACGGGCGTCATCGTCCAGTGCATCAAGGAGGGCAGCAAGCTGCGCGCCCGCGTGGTGTCGGACGGGTATGACCCGGACCTCAACATCCGCTTCCCGCGCGACATCCGCGAGGAGAACGTCCTGTACGTGGTGGAGGAGATCACCACCACCGCCAATGGCAGCTCCTACATCGCCTGCGGGGACATCCACCGGCTCGTCCAGTAGCGCGCCCCGAGCGCCCGCTCCCTATTCCTCGCGCCGAGGCTCAGCCACAGCGGCCGCAGTCCAGCCGGCAGTTGTCGTAGGTGCGGCCCGTCCCACACGACTCGGTGAACTGGCAGACGCCGTCACCGCAGCGGTAGATGTCCTCGTCGCGCATCCGCGTGGTGAGCGGCTGGTAGGTGATGCCGTTGACCTGGCAGCTCACGTACCAGGTGTTGGTGGGATCCTTGGTGCACGAGCCCTGGCAGCTCCCGACGTAGACGAGCGGGGGACACGCCTCGCGCGCGGCCTCGGTGCTGGAGGAGAGGGCACAGGCACGCGCGGTGCTCTCCCGCTCGTTGAGCCTGCCCCGGTCGTTGCCCACGTAGAGGCCGTCACCCGTGAAGAGGTTGCCGAAGAAGCAGGCCTCCCGCTCCGGGAAGGAGTCCTGCTCCCACGAGAAGGTGGGGATGGGCACGCCTCGCGCGTCCCTTCCCAGGATGGAGATGAGCACCCGCTGGCCATACTTGTTGCCGTGGGCCGCCAGGCACGCGGAGACGATCTGCTGCTCGGCCTCGGTGGCCGGCGAGCCACTGGCCCAGTCCGGGGCAAGCCCCAGCCAGCCCTGCCACGTGTAGTCCGTCCCGCCATGCGTGTACGTCCGGCTCTGCCCGGCGGGAACGGCGCACGCGACCACGTACTTCATCAGCATGTTGGCCATCGCCGGGTCCGAGTCGAACCACGCCGTGAAGGCCTCGTGGGGCAGGCCATTGAAGGCGAGCCCGTTGAAGGCCAGGCCATTGAAGGCGAGCCCGTTGAAGGCCAGGCCGTTGAAGGCAAGCCCATTGAGGGTGGCCAGCTCCTGGGCCGTGGTGCCGGGCTCCAGAGGACTGGACTCCTCCTGGCTCGGGCCGCAGCCCGCGCCCGTCCACAGCAGCAACACGGCCGTGGCGGACAGCGCCCTGGCCAGCCGGGATGACTGCTTTCCGCTCGTTCGTTGACTGCACTTCGATGGCGTCGCTTCCATGTGCTTCCCCCCTCAATCACGTGGTGGGCAGGTGGAGACCGCGGACTGCCGTGCATGGGCTTGCCAGGCCCATGGGGTTGAACCGCCCCGCAGTCTGCCCAGGACGAAATTGCCGCTGGCGGTAAAACCTGGATCCAGGATGACTGGTTTTTTTCGGACGGCTCGGGGGTCCGGGGAGATGGAACGTGAGGTGGCGGACAGACAGGCGGACCGCGTTGGCTGTCTGACATTCGAGCCCGAGGCCGGCTGCCCGGAGCCCCTCCGGAGAGGTGTCCCCGGGTCCCATGCCATTCCCGGCCCGCGGACGCAGGGTTGTCCTTGTGCCCCGCGGAAGACCCCAGAATGAGAGCGAGCGGCGGGAGCTGCTCTGGTCCGCGCTCGAGAAGCTGCTCGAGCTGCCAGCCGCCGAGCTTCAGTCCACGATGGCCAGCGTCAGTCAGCTCCTGGCGGAGCTATTCGAGGCCGACAAGGTGGACATCTTCTTCCTGGAGCCCTCGACCCAGACGCTGGTGGCCGCGGGCGTCAGCGACACCCCCATGGGGCGCAAGCAGAAGAGCCTCGGGCTGAACCGGCTGCAGCTCGCCAATCGCGGACGGATCGTCGAGGTGTTCGAGACGGGGCGCTCCTGGCACACGGGCCATCAGGACGAGGATCCGGAGGAACTGCCCGGCATCAAGTTCGCGCTGGGCATCCGCTCCGCCATCGCGGTGGCGCTCGAGGTGGGAGGCGAGCGGCGTGGCGTGCTGGAGTGCTCCTCGGCCCAGGCGGAGTTCTTCTCCCTGGACGACCTGCGCTTCCTGGAGGTGACCACCCGGTGGGTGGGCGTGGTGGCACACCGGGCCGAGCTCGTGGAGGCCCTGACGAAGGCCGCCACCGAGCAGGGCCGCCGGGGCGTCGCGGACGAGCTCATCACCGTCCTGGCCCATGACATGGGCAACTACCTGGCCCCGATGCGCGCGCGCCTCGAGCTCATCCGCCGGCGGGCGGCCCGGGCCAAGGAGGCGGAGGATCTGCGCGACACCGAGGCGGCGCTCGCGAGCCTCGAGGGCCTCGCGCGGCTCACCGCGGATCTGCTCGACGTGAGCCGGCTGGACCAGGGGCTCTTCACCCTGCGCGTCCAGCCCCTGGATGTGATGCAGCTGGTGGAGGAGGTGTTGGCGGCCGCGAGGACTCCGACCCACACCTTCCAGACCCGGGGGCCGGAGGAGTTCGTCCTCATCGGGGACCCCGACCGGCTGCGCCAGGCGCTCTCCAACCTCGTCGCCAACGCGGTGAAGCACTCGCCCCCGGGAGGGGTGGTGACGGTGGAGGTGGAGCGGCAGAACCGCGAGGACGGGAGCTGGGCCGTCGTCTCCGTCAGCGACCAGGGACCCGGCGTGCCACCCTCCCTGTTGCCCCGGTTGTTCGACCGTTTCGCACGGGGCCCGGGCTCCTCGGGGCTGGGGCTCGGGCTGCACCTCGCCCGGCAGATCGCCCTCGCCCACGGCGGCACGCTCGAGGCCGAGTCGGCGCCGGGCAAGGGCGCCCGGTTCGTGCTCTCGGTGCCCGGCTACCGGGTGGGGCCCGTCTCGCGGTGAGGGGGAGACGGGCCCGGGGGTGTCCGCTCAGCCGCGCGCGGCGCGAGCCAGCTGCACCTTGGTGGCCCGGGGGGCCTCGTCCTCGCCCTTCATCCAGCTCTTCATGGCGGGGACGACCTTCTTGCTCCAGTTGCGGCTGGCGCGCACCTCGAGGAAGGCCTGCACCAGCGTGTCCACCATCCCCGAGAGCTGCTCGGTGAGGTAGAGCCGCTCCAGCAGCCGGTCATCCTCCTCCTCGGCCATCAGCTCCGGCAGCTTGGCGGCGCGGATGTCGAGGAACTCGGCGTCCAGCGTCACCTCGTACACCTTCTCGCCGTGGGTGAGGCGCCAGCGGGCCTGGTGCACGAGCAGGCCGCGGTCCATCGAGTGCTTCACCTGCTCCGAGTAGGGGGCGAGCGCGCCCCGGGCCATCAGCTCGGTGACGTCGCCGTTGACGCCGCGCAGGGTGCAGCGGCCGGTGTAGAGGACGACGAGGCCCGTGCCCTCGAAGTCCACCAGCGCGTCTCCCGACTCCGAGCGCCACAGCAGCCACGTGAGGAACTCCCGGCCCAGGTAGGCCCGGCCGCGCAGCAGCTGCTCGCGCGCTTTGTCGCGTTCGATTTCCGCTTCGTCCCGCGTCTCCTCCTCGGTGGCTCCCCCGTCGACGCCGGTGTCACCGCGCATGAAGGCCGCTTCGATCCTCGCCTGCTCACGCTTCCCCATGGGCCACCTCGCTGCTGGGAATCTCGCTGTTGGAAATCTCCATGCCGATGAGCTCCGGCGTGGGGACGAGCTCCTCGTCCTTGATGCCGGCGCGGGCCGCCAGGGCGGCGGGCACCAGGGGCTGGAGCTTCACCTCGAAGGCCGTCTCGATGGCCAGGAGGATCTCATCCACCTGCTTGCGCGAGGCGGCCCAGATCTGCACCTGCTGCGTCTGGAGGTTCCAGCTCACGTCGTGCACCTTGGTGGAGGGCACGGCGCGCTGGCGCAGCATGTGGCGGAGGGAAGCGCGGTTCTCCGCCTTCTCGCCCCGGGTGGGCTGCCGGCCGTTCTGCT
The sequence above is drawn from the Archangium gephyra genome and encodes:
- the rdgC gene encoding recombination-associated protein RdgC, which gives rise to MPVLSGAVTFSRFRSEPAGNAPSDKKRWLSKGLKSGAFEPIDLKKTEDERAAGFVELENHDSTEFPTGAILYGDYALFGFRVDTVKVPAAVLKAELDKWATAFEKQNGRQPTRGEKAENRASLRHMLRQRAVPSTKVHDVSWNLQTQQVQIWAASRKQVDEILLAIETAFEVKLQPLVPAALAARAGIKDEELVPTPELIGMEISNSEIPSSEVAHGEA
- a CDS encoding VWA domain-containing protein; this encodes MKASYTLSRPVLPVGSSSKIDLLVSFKAEAPAAAAKRSLNLGLVIDRSGSMAGEPLKHALQASRQLVERMGPEDWLSIVTYDDAVATVLAPVRVTDKAAIGAVLSKVRAGGCTNLSGGWLKGVEHVNANKAGERINRVLLLTDGQANAGITSPETLISTAREKSAAGVITTTLGFGSNFNEDLLIGMANAGEGHFYYIQSPTDAEGVFGIEMEGLGSLLAQNLEVTLKPAPTVKVASVLNRYRFESRGQEVAVGLGDVYSTEERQLAAELSVDAGTAAGPVTLATLVYRAQVVVDGAIRELSGEVPIVVNLASASESAAVSADKNVLAQTNRLRIARVKDQAVELADKGDLTTASQRLRQVIGELSATLDKASYDIAEEVEQLAHYAQRLESRKYDSVIRKELRDQSYQAGTRNRGDLALRGTAGGSADSLEAVASAGSGIVLKCEREGGKLRIHAVSEGYDASFNVQFPRSVREEGVTYVVDKLELSGDGTFYRVNGLIKRLVLPGQERAARPAGASVVKKGKPTASKVTAGSAADLPTTNSVGTGVIVQCIKEGSKLRARVVSDGYDPDLNIRFPRDIREENVLYVVEEITTTANGSSYIACGDIHRLVQ
- a CDS encoding oxygenase MpaB family protein, which codes for MFPERYVHLEQARRQFGNRVERLGAMLGEGDPLADEAAAVLSTLPPPRREEVLRQLTAGVLPSSTPEPLLRLSEHIHHVPFWVDDERCDRGGAAFLRTGIFGGFVLAFRSLVMGYCSPAGNKPLAFSGRLKTAAPRRLSETSHFVEAVCLRGGMRPGAPGFAAAVRVRLMHAQVRRLLEGSPRWNARAWGTPINQLDMAGTVMLFSLEVVDGLRRLGVQLSPEEVEELLHLWRYTGYVLGVREELLPATEAEARTIWQLITLTQELPDEDARALADALLQSPRLQARTPEELSRAERAVEIGYAISRHLIGDTYADALGYPRNAWGLVVPLLRVVVSNTSSLLRRVPGVDMLALNAGMTYWRKAVSMGLAGADATYDMPEHLPG
- a CDS encoding GAF domain-containing sensor histidine kinase, whose amino-acid sequence is MPRGRPQNESERRELLWSALEKLLELPAAELQSTMASVSQLLAELFEADKVDIFFLEPSTQTLVAAGVSDTPMGRKQKSLGLNRLQLANRGRIVEVFETGRSWHTGHQDEDPEELPGIKFALGIRSAIAVALEVGGERRGVLECSSAQAEFFSLDDLRFLEVTTRWVGVVAHRAELVEALTKAATEQGRRGVADELITVLAHDMGNYLAPMRARLELIRRRAARAKEAEDLRDTEAALASLEGLARLTADLLDVSRLDQGLFTLRVQPLDVMQLVEEVLAAARTPTHTFQTRGPEEFVLIGDPDRLRQALSNLVANAVKHSPPGGVVTVEVERQNREDGSWAVVSVSDQGPGVPPSLLPRLFDRFARGPGSSGLGLGLHLARQIALAHGGTLEAESAPGKGARFVLSVPGYRVGPVSR